The genomic stretch GGCAAATGAATCGTTCCACACATAACGAAAGCCAGCTGTGAAATCCTCTTTAAAGGAGGACTTTGGTTTTGTTTCATCTCGAACGACTGCAAACGGAAATTTGCCCGCGATTAAAATTAAAACGGCTGACAGCAGGAAGGTTGCCGCATCGATGGCAATCGCGAAAGCTCCGCCAAAGGCAGCGACTGCGATGCCTCCAAGTGCGAAGCCTGAGATACGAATAATATTATCCGAGATGCTAATGGCACCTACCGCTTGGGTTATTTGCTCTTTGCCAACAATCTCGATGAGCGAGGCTTGGAAGGCAGGTGATCGAAACGCCCCGGCAAAGGCAACAAGACCAGTTAAAAGAACGATAAAAACAAACGGTACATTCGGTAAATAGATGAGGACGGCGATAGCGGCAACGAGTACAAATCGGATTATGTCCGTCACCCACATTAACCGGCGGCGGTCGGTGCGATCCGCAATCGTACCGGCGAATGAGCCAAACAGCATGCTGATGACAAGATGAGTAATAAGGACGATCGACATGAGCTTAGCACTGCCAGTCGTCTGCAGCACCCACAGATTCAGCGCGATGCTGTGAAATGTATTGCCAAGCAGAGATAAGCTGTAGCTGGAGAAGACGGCAAGAAAGACACGGTTACGCCAGATGGAAGTCGCCTGTTCATTCTCTGGTTGTACGTTTGGCGTCTGGCCCTTAGATGGTTTGGTTAGTTCAAGCATGAGAAACCCTCCTTAATGAAATAGGTTGAAAATAAATCGATAACTTAAACGTTTAAGTTAATATAGTGAAATGCAGAGATATCTCTGCAAGTTCAGCTAAATAGAAATAACCTCTGCCTGAATGAATGTTGATGGATGACCGCTTCTCGCATTATCCAAGAGGCTCACCATAAGCTGAAAGGCTTCCTCCGGCATGCGATTGCCGAAGCTGATGCGAGCAGCGGGAGAGGGAACGAGCTCATGGCAGCCAGCAGTGCAAATCACAGTGAAATGAGCCGGATCACTATATTTTGCAGCAGCAATAGCAATAAATTCATTGAGAATAATACCGGTATTGGATTGATTTTTCTCAAGAAAATGTTTAAGGGAAGCTTCATCGGTCATTCTATGAATTTGGCTGGGCTCAAGATTGGAGCTGCTGCTAATGTAGTCCATAAGCTCAGCGTTATTGTAGCTGTCGATGATGAGATAGGCTTGCTGAGAAGGGGTGTTGGCAAAAGCTTTGGCAAGCGCATCCTTGTAGTCATAATTCACCTTGCAAAATAGAGGGTCGTCGATAAGGCTGTCGATCACGATGAGCGGAACGCCAACAGAAAAATGACTCGAAATAAGGTGGAAGTTTTCCTTCTTTACATCAATGACAAACACACCATCCAGCTTGCGTTCTGAGATGATATCGAGCTTCGGATTAGAGGCATCCAGGCTGAATAATACAACATGATAGCCTAGAGCGGATAGCAGCTTCTCCAAGCGGTTAATAAACTGGGAATAACGAAGCTGCTGCCAGCAACTCTCATCTTCCGTTTTATTAATTAAAATTCCGATCAGGCCTGACTTTTGTTTAACGAGTGACCTCGCGGCTAGATTAGGCACATAGTTTAATTGCTTGGCGGCTTCAAGAACGCGGCATCGTGTCTCTTCGGGAATCGTCTGGTTGGCAACGTTATTGAGTACATAACTAACGGTAGCGATAGAAACGTCCGCGTCTTTCGCGATATCTTTAAGCGTAGCTTTTCTAATCGGAATGCAGCTCCTTTAACGATTGCAGTCGTGTGAAGGTGTTAACTTAATCGTTTAAGTTATTATGTCATGAAAGGATATTTCTGTCTAGTGCAGATGCAGTGAGAAAGCTGAGCAACTCGGATTTTCTGCCTGTAAGAACCTCGCGGTTCTTACAGGCAGCATGCAAAGAATGAGCAAGGCTGATGCTTTGCTAAAGTACATGAATATGCTTCAGCTACGCGTTAGTCTGCTCCAATATGACGAAGCCGTAGGCAGGCAGTTGAAGCTGCAGCTCGCCATTCTTATTGCTTGTAACGATTGAGCCTTCTGCAAATGGACTGCTGCTTGATAGTAGGACCTTCCACTTAGATGAAGACTCGCTAGTTGACAGAGCGATGTCAGTGCTAGGTATTTTGCTGATTGCGGGTACTAAGTTCTTAGCGTCAGACTTTTCGTGCAAATCTGCGGCTGCCCCTGTGCCTGCCTCAATTTTGCTATCGAAGCCGGTAAATACAACTGCATGCGGAGCCAAGCCGGTGTCTGCGTGCACACTTTCTATTTCAAAGCTCAGATTAGCAGCCTCTGCTCGTGCATTCATCGCAATAAGCAAGCGTTGATCGCCATCGCGGCGCTCATACACTACCGAGCCGCCCGATTTTCCTGCGTCTACGAAACGAAGGTCTGCGCTGCGCAGCGCGCGGTAGCGATGACGCAGGCTGATGGCTGCTTTGTAAAATTTCAGCAGCTCTAGATTTTGTTCAGCCGGGTCCCACACCATACATTTGCGGCAGCCTGGATCGCCAGCACCGTTCATGCCTACCTCATCACCATAATAAATGCATGGGGTGCCAGGGAAGGTTAGCTGGAACAATGAGGATAGCTTCATCGTATCGACGTTATCCTCGCAGATCGTAAGCAGCCTTGGCGTGTCATGACTATCCAGCAGGTTGAATGCCGTTTCGGTTACCTGCTGCGGATAGGCAGCAAGCTGGGTGCCTATGGCATGAGTGAAAGCAGTGGCATCGATGGTCTGATAAGCGAAGAAGTCGAGCACCGCATTCGTTAAAGGATAGTTCATGACCGCATCAAATTGATCGCCCTGCAGCCACATGATCGAATCATGCCAAATCTCGCCGAGGATGTAGGCCTCTGGATTAACTGCTTTTACCGTCTGACGGAATTCACGCCAAAATTGATGATCCACCTCATTGGCGACGTCCAGCCGCCATCCATCGATGCCAATCTCCTCAATCCAATAACGAGCGACCTCGAATAAATATTGCTTAACCTCGGGATGCTCCGTATTCAGCTTTGGCATAAGCGGCTCGAAGGCAAACGTCTCGTAGGAAGGCACGCCATTTACGACCTGCAATGGCCATTCGCGTACGTAGAACCAATCCGCAAACTTAGATTGCTGGCCGTTCACCTGTGCATCGACAAATGGGGGGAACGTTCTGCCGGAATGATTGAATACCGCATCGAGAAGAACACGAATGCCACGAGCATGGCAAGCCTCGACCAGCTCCTTCAGCTTCTCGTTTGTACCAAAATGAGGGTCCACCTTCATATAGTCCTGTGTATCATACTTGTGGTTGGTCGTTGCTTCAAAAAGCGGCGTGAAATAAACAGCATTAATGCCAAGCTCGGAAATGTGATCCAAGTGATCGAGGACCCCCTGCAGGTCACCGCCAAAAAAGTTCTGAGGTGTCGGCTCGCCGCCCCAAGGCAGCATGTTCGCAGGGTTAAGCGATGGATCGCCATTCGCGAAGCGCTCCGGAAATATTTGATAGAAAACAGCATCCTTTACCCATGCAGGCGGCTCGAATACATCGATAGGATTGATATAGGGGAAATCAAAAAATGTATTCGAATTATCCGGCAGCACGGACTCGAAGCCTTTGTCCGTTAAAATGATCGACTCCGAGCCGCTTGTTAAGCGAAACGCATAGCGGAGCCTTCGAAAAGGCGGAATGACCGAGGTTTCCCAATAATCGAAGTGTGCATCAGAGGACAATATCCGCATCGGCACAGCTGTAATGGTCTGCTCCCAAGCATATTTATCACCAACAATAGCCTCAACGAGCGCTGCATCATCCTTTTTGGTGCGCAAGCGGAGGTGCAGCGTTTGTCCATCGTAGGCGTAGGCCCAGTTTTGCTTGGGTCTGTGGTATACAGCTTCTAATAACATGATGATCTCTCCTTTAGGGTGATGTGAATAAATGTAAAAAAACGAAAAAAAGGCACAACCTCTGCTCACTAAAAGCCGAGGTTGTACCTTCTTCCATAATACGTTCAGGCGCCGCTCACGCGAAGCATATTGCGAACAAATGGTTGCGGTAGCATTGCCTTTCTATTGTATCTCTCAACACATTTATTATACATAATTTGCGCATTTTGTACTAGATGATTTTGAAAAAAACTTAAGCATTAACTACTGCTTCGTGTACTTGTGACTCCAAGTAGCGCTCGCAATCGAGAGCAGCCATACAGCCGCTTCCAGCCGCTGTGATCGCTTGACGATAATTGCGGTCCTGAACGTCGCCGCATGCGTATACGCCTGGAATATTCGTCTCCGAGGTGCCTGGCTTCACGATAATATAGCCTTGCTCATCCGTGTCGATTTGGCCGCCAAGGAAGCCCGTATTCGGAGTATGGCCGATCGTAATAAACAAACCGTCTGTCTCAAGCAGCTCTTCCTCGCCTGTTTCATTGTTGCGTACTTTTAGCCCCTGCAAGCCCATACCTGTTGCCGCCACTTCAAGCGGTGTACGGTTTAGGCTCCACACGATTTTCTCGTTGGCGCGAGCGCGATCCTGCATAATTTTTGAAGCGCGAAGGTCATCGCGACGGTGAACGAGTCTAACCTCGGAAGCAAAGCGGGTAAGGAACACCGCTTCCTCCATTGCGGAGTCGCCGCCTCCGACTACAATGATCTTTTTGCCGCGGAAGAAGAAGCCGTCGCAAGTAGCGCAGGTGCTTACGCCGCGCCCGAGGTTTTCTTGCTCGCCTGGAATCCCGAGATATTTGGCCGAAGCGCCGGTAGAAATAATAATCGACTCCGCTTGCAGCTCGCCAATGCCTTCAACATCCAGCGTGTAAGGGCGTTTGCTGAAGTCTACGCTTTTCACTGAGCCTGTTTTGAACGTTGCACCGAAGCGCTGCGCTTGCTTGCGCATATTGGACATAAGCTCGCTGCCGAGAATACCATCAGGGAAGCCTGGGAAGTTCTCAACCTCTGTAGTAGTCGTAAGCTGACCGCCTGGCTGCCACCCTTCAATAACAAGCGGCTCCATGTTCGCCCGCGCCAAGTAAATCGCTGAGGTAAGTCCAGCAGGACCTGTACCGATAATAATCGTTTTGTAAATCATCTATATTCTCCTCCATTTCGTAAAATCACTGAGATAATAACTTCTACTTTAAAATTATTACAATCTAGGAGCAAAGTCAATATCGTTCATGTAACGTTCATGTTGGTGTTGTATGCTGATTATATCGATTACATAAGCCAAACGGGAGGACGTTCAACATGCCCAAAATCATCGTTGTTGATGATGATCCGAACATACGTGAGCTGGTGAGTCTTTTCTTGAAGAGAGAGGGCTATCAGGTTATTGAAGCTATAGATGGAGTAGATGCGCTCGAGAAGCTGGAGGCGGTTCGACCGGAGCTTGCCATTATCGATGTGATGATGCCGCGCATGGACGGATGGGCGCTTTGTGCTGCCATGCGCTCCAGCTATGATATTCCGCTGCTGCTGCTGACGGCAAAGGGAGAAACCACGCAGAAGGTGAAGGGCTTCGAGCTTGGTGCGGATGACTATATGGTCAAGCCCTTTGATCCCCCAGAGCTTATCGTCAGAGTGAAGGCGCTGCTCAAAAGATACCGAATTACGGCATCACAGACGGTCGAGTTTGGCGATGTCCTGATGAATCAGACTGACTTTCATATGACCGCAGGCGGAGATCGGGTTACGCTGCCGCCGAAGGAATTCGAGCTGCTGTTCAAGCTCGCAAGCTATCCTGGAAAGACGTTTGCACGGGATCAGCTTATTGAACAAATATGGGGTGTGGATTATGAGGGGGATGAGCGGACCGTTGATGTTCATATCAAAAGGCTGCGCGATCGTTTTCCTGAGGAGCAATACCGCTTCCGCATTGTTACCATTCGAGGGCTAGGCTATCGATTGGAGGAATGGACATGATTCGCAGCCTGTATTTTCGGATAACAGCTTCCTTTCTTATTATTGTTCTGATTAGCATTGGGGTTGCTTTTCTGTTTACGAATCAAATGTTTAAGAGAGATGCTAGAGGCCAGCTGCCGAATCAAATGGTCAATTCGATTGATCGTATCGAGCAGCTCTATGCGGTGTCAAAGCCGGCATCCTTGCAGGAATTTCTAAGTGAGATGTCCACCCTGCAGGGGCAATCGATTATTGCAGTCAGCCTTGCGAATCGGCTTGTATCTGTCGGAGATCAAAGCAAGGCCATGATGGAGAGGCTCACCTATGAGAAGCTGGCAAGGGTGTTCAGTGGCAATACTGTGAGGCTCGATGGTTTTAACCAAGAGGAAGGCGGTCTGCCAATGCCGCCTGCTATCGGAAGAATGGTTGTTTTCGGAAATGAAAAATGGGCATTGTTCGTTCAGGCTGATCGTTATCCGCAAAATAGCAACTTCATCTGGACGGCAGTTACGCTGCTCGTTACGCTTCTGTTGGTTGGAAGCGTGCTG from Paenibacillus sp. FSL H8-0548 encodes the following:
- a CDS encoding response regulator transcription factor is translated as MPKIIVVDDDPNIRELVSLFLKREGYQVIEAIDGVDALEKLEAVRPELAIIDVMMPRMDGWALCAAMRSSYDIPLLLLTAKGETTQKVKGFELGADDYMVKPFDPPELIVRVKALLKRYRITASQTVEFGDVLMNQTDFHMTAGGDRVTLPPKEFELLFKLASYPGKTFARDQLIEQIWGVDYEGDERTVDVHIKRLRDRFPEEQYRFRIVTIRGLGYRLEEWT
- the trxB gene encoding thioredoxin-disulfide reductase, giving the protein MYKTIIIGTGPAGLTSAIYLARANMEPLVIEGWQPGGQLTTTTEVENFPGFPDGILGSELMSNMRKQAQRFGATFKTGSVKSVDFSKRPYTLDVEGIGELQAESIIISTGASAKYLGIPGEQENLGRGVSTCATCDGFFFRGKKIIVVGGGDSAMEEAVFLTRFASEVRLVHRRDDLRASKIMQDRARANEKIVWSLNRTPLEVAATGMGLQGLKVRNNETGEEELLETDGLFITIGHTPNTGFLGGQIDTDEQGYIIVKPGTSETNIPGVYACGDVQDRNYRQAITAAGSGCMAALDCERYLESQVHEAVVNA
- a CDS encoding MFS transporter, producing the protein MLELTKPSKGQTPNVQPENEQATSIWRNRVFLAVFSSYSLSLLGNTFHSIALNLWVLQTTGSAKLMSIVLITHLVISMLFGSFAGTIADRTDRRRLMWVTDIIRFVLVAAIAVLIYLPNVPFVFIVLLTGLVAFAGAFRSPAFQASLIEIVGKEQITQAVGAISISDNIIRISGFALGGIAVAAFGGAFAIAIDAATFLLSAVLILIAGKFPFAVVRDETKPKSSFKEDFTAGFRYVWNDSFAKAALLLLPLVMFFFLSTFMLIQVMAVKVWKAEPFVFGLMEACIPLGYVIGSILIMKLDKRLKNRGKWTIGSMILMGPLFVVISLMSSAASALPVIFLVGLLFSFSTTIIFIVLRAAIDPSMQGRVFGLIGTITSVAPPVGLALFSTLSDIYGPAIIIAISGAAMLLMGTLAYSRMKAIRDFS
- a CDS encoding glycoside hydrolase family 13 protein — encoded protein: MLLEAVYHRPKQNWAYAYDGQTLHLRLRTKKDDAALVEAIVGDKYAWEQTITAVPMRILSSDAHFDYWETSVIPPFRRLRYAFRLTSGSESIILTDKGFESVLPDNSNTFFDFPYINPIDVFEPPAWVKDAVFYQIFPERFANGDPSLNPANMLPWGGEPTPQNFFGGDLQGVLDHLDHISELGINAVYFTPLFEATTNHKYDTQDYMKVDPHFGTNEKLKELVEACHARGIRVLLDAVFNHSGRTFPPFVDAQVNGQQSKFADWFYVREWPLQVVNGVPSYETFAFEPLMPKLNTEHPEVKQYLFEVARYWIEEIGIDGWRLDVANEVDHQFWREFRQTVKAVNPEAYILGEIWHDSIMWLQGDQFDAVMNYPLTNAVLDFFAYQTIDATAFTHAIGTQLAAYPQQVTETAFNLLDSHDTPRLLTICEDNVDTMKLSSLFQLTFPGTPCIYYGDEVGMNGAGDPGCRKCMVWDPAEQNLELLKFYKAAISLRHRYRALRSADLRFVDAGKSGGSVVYERRDGDQRLLIAMNARAEAANLSFEIESVHADTGLAPHAVVFTGFDSKIEAGTGAAADLHEKSDAKNLVPAISKIPSTDIALSTSESSSKWKVLLSSSSPFAEGSIVTSNKNGELQLQLPAYGFVILEQTNA